The segment CCATTTCGTGCACCGATGCCGTGCCCTCGTCCGAGTTCGGCGGTGATTCGCGCAGGTTCCTGCTCAGACCGCGGGCCGTCGCGCCCGCGGCGGTGTCCTCGATGACGGCCGTCCGGCGGCTGTCGGCCACCCGGGTCAGATAGGAGAGCACCGGGAAGACGCGGTACGAGGCGGGTGCCCGGACGGTGCAGAGGGTACGGAAGGCACTCGTTTCGAGCCCGGCCTCGTCCGGGTCCGGCGAGACCAGGAGGAAGGGCATCGACTTTTCGGTGTACTGCCGTGCGACGGCCTTCGCGGCGGCGGCGCCGCTGGGGCCGATGACCGCGCACACAGCGGGGTTCCCGACCAGGCGCCGGGCGGCCGTCACGGCCCGCCCGGCCTCGCCCCGGTCGTCCTGGACGGTGAGGGCGAGACGGAAGGGCACACCCTCGCGGGCGTTGTGCCGTTCGATCGCGATCCGCGCGCCGCGCTCCTGCGCCGTACCGATGGCCTTGTCGCTGCCGGACAGATCCGCCTGGAGTCCGATGGTACGGGTCGGCACCGGGCGGTCGGTCCGCTGTCCGCCCGGGTCGCGGCGCAGCAGCCCCGCCGCGGCGGCACCGGAGGCCGCGACGGCCGCCGCCACCGAGCCGCCGATCATCAGCGCCCTGCGCCGGGTGGGCCGCGGGCCCGCGGCCACCGTGGTGGTGCCCGCCGCTGCGGTGGGGGGCAGCCGGGGCGGCGGGTCCAGGGCCCGGGCCGAGCGGTCGGCCACCAGGCGCACCACCTCCGGCGGCAGCCATTCGTCGCCGCCGGATCCCCCGAGCGCCTCGCACAGCTCCCGGAGCCCGGCGGCGGTGGGCCGTCGTCCGGGTTGCTTCGCCAGACACCCGGCGATCGCCTCGGCCAGCTCCGGCGGCACCAGCGTGCCGAGTCCGCCGAGGTCGGGCTCCTCGTGGACCGTGCGGTAGAGCACCGCACCGGGGTCCCCCGTTCCGAACGGCCGCCGCCCGGTCGCCGCGTAGGCCAGCACACAGCCGAGGGCGAAGACGTCCACGGGCGCCGCCGGCTCACCCCCGGAGGTCCGTGCCTGTTCGGGGGCGAGATAGCCGGGTGTGCCGATGACCGCGCCCGGCGCGGTGAGCACCGTCGCGCCGGCGCCCTGTGCGATACCGAAGTCGATCAGCCGGGGGCCGTCCAGGGCGAGCAGGATGTTCCCGGGTTTGACGTCCCGGTGCACCAGCCCCGCCGCGTGCACCTCGGCGAGGGCCCGCGCCAGCCGGGCGCCGAGTTCGACGACGGTGCTTCCCGGCAGCGCCCCGGATGCCATCGCCTCGGCGAGCGAAGGGCCGGAGACGAAAGCGGTGGCCAGCCAGGGCGCTGCCGCCTCGGTGTCGGCCGCCGTCACCGGAACCACCCACGCGCCGGTGAGCCTGCCCGCCAGATGCACCTCACGGCGGAAGCGGGCCCGGAACGCCGGGTCGGCGGCGTACTCGGCCCGGATCACCTTCAGGGCGACGGGCCTCCCGTCGGCGGCACGGGCCAGATAGACCGTGCCCATGCCGCCCGAGCCGAGCCGGGCGAGCAGCCGGTGCCCGCCGAGCGACTCGGGATCCTCGGGCCGTAGTGCGCGCATGCGTCGTTCCTCGCCTTTCCGGCTGTCCTTACCGCCCCTGCCGCCCCCGCTGTCTCTGCGCTGCCGTCCGTCACTCGGGCAGCTTCAGCGGGGCCAGATAGTCGAACCGGCCCTTGCCGACGGCGTAGTGATGGACGTGGGTGGCCTTCAGATGGTGGCTGTCGTTGTACGCGAAGGTCTGGGTCAGCCCCTTGAACCGGACCCCGGCCAGGGCTTGGCCCACCTGTCGTCGGTCGGCGCCGTCCCGGAGTGAGACGATGCGGTCGGCCAGCATCCGGATCGCGTCGTACGTCTCCGCCGCACCGGTCGGCGGCGGCGTTCCGTAGCGCCGGCGGTAGGCGGTCGCGAAGGCCCGCACCGGCTCGGCGTCCGGTCCGATGTGCGGGGTGATGGCCTGCCAGCCCTCGCCCTGCGCGCCCGCGGCCGCGGCGAATTCCGCCGTCGCCGAGGACGCGTCGAGGAACCGGGGTCCGGCGAAACGGCGTCCGGCCAGGGCACGGGCCACTATGGCGGCCCGTTCGGGTGTGCCGGTGTAGTAGAGGCCGTCGATGTCGCGCGCGAGCATATCGCTCAGCACGGAGTCGGGCCGGGCCCGTTCCGGAACCACCCGTACGTACAGGTCGAGTGCGAGATTGCGGGCCGACATCTTGGCCAGGAAGGTCAGCTCCCAGCGGGTGATGCCGCCCGTCCGGTCGATCAGCATTCCCGGCCGCCGGGCACCCTGCGCGGCCATCGCCATCATGGTCCCGAAGGCGGTGTAGGGGCGGATCGGGGCGGCCCGGTAGTACCACTTCGGGGATCCGAGCAGTGAGGTGTTGCCCGCGGCGAGCGACAACTCGGTCACCGAGACCAGCGGCAGCCCGGCACGCTCGTAGACCTCCACGGCGGCCACGGCGGAGGCGTAGCCGGTCGGGCCGACCACGGCCAGTACCTCGGGATTGCCCGTCAGCCGCCGCGCCGCTCCCACGGCCCGGGCCGCTTCGCCCTTGTCGTCCAGCACTTCGAGGGAGAGCGTGAACGGTTTGCCGGCCCGGGCGTTGAACTCGGCCACGGCCAGCCGGGCGGCCCGTTCCTGCGCGATGCCATCGGCCTTCTGCGGGCCGCTGAGGTCCGCGTGGAGGCCGACGATCCGGGTCGGGGCGGCCGGCGGTGCCTTCTCGCGATCGCGCAGCGCCCACCAGAGGGCCGCTCCGCCGCCCGTCGCCAGCAGCGCCGTACCGCCGGCGGCCAGGGCGAGGATCCGGCGCCGCCCCGGCGGGGGCTGCTGCGGCACGGTGCTCTCGGGGACCAGCGTCGGTTCGATGCCCGGCAGGGTCAGCATCGCTTCCGACCGCCGGGCGATCATCAGCACCACCGGGTCCGGCAGCCAGTCGATCGTGCCCTCCGGCGCGTCCCCGGCCAGGGCCTCGTCCACCTCGGCGGCCCCGGGCCGCTCCGCCGGATCCTTGGCGAGACAGCGTCCGAGCAGCTCCCGCAGCCCCTCGTCCGCCAGGCCCGTCAGATCGGGAGTGTCGTGGACGGTGCGGTACAGCAGGGTTTCCACCGCGCCGGTACCGAACGGCGGCCGGCCGGTGGCGGCGTAGACCAGTACACAGGCCAGCGAGAAGACATCGGCGGCCGCGCCGACCTCATGGGCCCGCGCCTGCTCGGGGGAGAGGAACCCGGGTGTGCCGACCACGACCCCGGCCGAGGTCAGCTCGGTCGCCTCGGCCGATGTCGAGCGCGCGATACCGAAGTCGATCAGCCGGGGCCCGTCCATCGCCAGCAGGACGTTGCCCGGTTTGACGTCCCGGTGCACCAGACCCGCCGTATGCACCGCGGCCAGCGCCCGTGCCAGCACCTTTCCCAGTACCCGTACCGCCCGTGAGGGCAGCACTCCGCACTCCATGACCGCCTCGGCGAGCGACGGGCCCGGGACGAACGCCGTGGCGAGCCACGGCGATCCGGCCTCGGTGTCCGCGTCCAGCACCGGCACCACCCATGGGCTCCGCACCCGGCGGGCGGTGGCCACCTCGCGCCGGAAGCGGTCCCGGAACGCGTGGTTCTCCGCGTACTCGGGCTGGATCACCTTCACCGCGGCCGGATCGCCGTTCTCGGCGCGTGCGAGATAGACCACACCCATGCCGCCCGCGCCCAGCCGGCGGAGCAGCCGGTAGGCGCCCAGATGCGAGGGGTCGGACGGAAGCAGCCGCTCCATCACTCACCGTCCTTCGGGGCGGCCGGCGAGGCCGTGCCACCGGTCGAGGCCGTGCCACCGGTCGAGGGGGCGCCACCGGTCGAGGGGGTGCCCGCCTTGCCCTCGGGCTCGCGCCCCAGTTCCTCGCGCGCCCGGACCTGCATCGTGGGCAGCGCGTTGACCACGATCTTCATCAAGGCGTCGGTGTCGTAGCCGCGGCCCCCGCACACCGATGCCGAGGCCACCATCGAGCCGTACGTCACCTGTTGCCACCAGTACGGGTACGGTCCGCCGTGCTTCGCGCTGACGCACTGCCCGGCCTCCATCAGCGAGTCCTCGCTGTACAGATTGGCGGCCTCGCCCAGCCGGGCGGGCTGGGGCATCAGCCCGGTCAGCCGCTCGCCCTGCCGGAGCACCTGCTGATCGCAGTGGAGGGCCTCCTCCACCATCCGGGCCTGCTCCCAGGCGGCGTCCGCGCCCGTACGGTGGACCGTCACGGTCGCCGAGAGCCGGACCCGGCCCTTGCCCGCGGCCGGCGGCAGCTCGAAGTGCCGGGTCAGCGTGGCCAGGACGTCGGCGGGCAGCGGCTCCCGGTTCCAGACGCAGTTGCGGCGCAGCACCGACCAGGTGCCGGAATCGCTCTCGTACGGCACGGCCTTGCGTACCCCGGCGGAGAAGTCCCCGGGCCCGGCGATCAGCTTCGCGATCAGCTGCCGCGCCCGGGCCGGTGTGCTGGGCTGCAACCCCGGATCCGCCGACTTCACCGCGGGAACCGGTGACACCCCCGGATCCGGTGACGCGACGACCGCGCCACCCGGAGACGGCCCCCCGCCCCG is part of the Streptomyces qinzhouensis genome and harbors:
- a CDS encoding protein kinase domain-containing protein, with protein sequence MERLLPSDPSHLGAYRLLRRLGAGGMGVVYLARAENGDPAAVKVIQPEYAENHAFRDRFRREVATARRVRSPWVVPVLDADTEAGSPWLATAFVPGPSLAEAVMECGVLPSRAVRVLGKVLARALAAVHTAGLVHRDVKPGNVLLAMDGPRLIDFGIARSTSAEATELTSAGVVVGTPGFLSPEQARAHEVGAAADVFSLACVLVYAATGRPPFGTGAVETLLYRTVHDTPDLTGLADEGLRELLGRCLAKDPAERPGAAEVDEALAGDAPEGTIDWLPDPVVLMIARRSEAMLTLPGIEPTLVPESTVPQQPPPGRRRILALAAGGTALLATGGGAALWWALRDREKAPPAAPTRIVGLHADLSGPQKADGIAQERAARLAVAEFNARAGKPFTLSLEVLDDKGEAARAVGAARRLTGNPEVLAVVGPTGYASAVAAVEVYERAGLPLVSVTELSLAAGNTSLLGSPKWYYRAAPIRPYTAFGTMMAMAAQGARRPGMLIDRTGGITRWELTFLAKMSARNLALDLYVRVVPERARPDSVLSDMLARDIDGLYYTGTPERAAIVARALAGRRFAGPRFLDASSATAEFAAAAGAQGEGWQAITPHIGPDAEPVRAFATAYRRRYGTPPPTGAAETYDAIRMLADRIVSLRDGADRRQVGQALAGVRFKGLTQTFAYNDSHHLKATHVHHYAVGKGRFDYLAPLKLPE
- a CDS encoding bifunctional serine/threonine-protein kinase/ABC transporter substrate-binding protein, which produces MRALRPEDPESLGGHRLLARLGSGGMGTVYLARAADGRPVALKVIRAEYAADPAFRARFRREVHLAGRLTGAWVVPVTAADTEAAAPWLATAFVSGPSLAEAMASGALPGSTVVELGARLARALAEVHAAGLVHRDVKPGNILLALDGPRLIDFGIAQGAGATVLTAPGAVIGTPGYLAPEQARTSGGEPAAPVDVFALGCVLAYAATGRRPFGTGDPGAVLYRTVHEEPDLGGLGTLVPPELAEAIAGCLAKQPGRRPTAAGLRELCEALGGSGGDEWLPPEVVRLVADRSARALDPPPRLPPTAAAGTTTVAAGPRPTRRRALMIGGSVAAAVAASGAAAAGLLRRDPGGQRTDRPVPTRTIGLQADLSGSDKAIGTAQERGARIAIERHNAREGVPFRLALTVQDDRGEAGRAVTAARRLVGNPAVCAVIGPSGAAAAKAVARQYTEKSMPFLLVSPDPDEAGLETSAFRTLCTVRAPASYRVFPVLSYLTRVADSRRTAVIEDTAAGATARGLSRNLRESPPNSDEGTASVHEMAADSGDFTRVVDEALDTKPQAVVFAGTSATRAAACARALAEAGFTGARTGFEPAMRPEFLKAAGGAADGWVFEAPYTEPRSAATKAARTFTADYRARYGTAPARWSAEAHDAVGLIAAALDGFGSRDSVQPGEVAERVFRSSYEGVAKPLRFQTDGTHMLQLEASAFLYRAEKGAFRYLGRYDQVK